TTACTATTGCCGATTTTGCCGATATTAAGCCGGCAGAATGGGTTCTCGAGATTGGCCCTGGTTTAGGTATGCTGACCGGCGAGCTGGCTAAGAAAACTTCCAATTTAACTCTAGTCGAAGTTGATAGGAAGCTACATGCTGCATTGCTAGGCAAGTTCCCATATTTAGACCCCCAAGAGATACTTTGCCAGGACATCTCGAAAGTGGATCTCTCTAGCTTGAGTCATTCGCGGCAACAAAAATGCACAGTAGTTGGCAATATCCCCTACTCTATCTCCACGGAAATTATTTTTTGGATATTAAAGCATAGAGCTGCCATTAGTCGTGTCTCATTGCTGATGCAAAAGGAGTTTGCCAACAGGTTGAGCTCCCAGCCGGGAAGCAAAAGCTACGGCTCGATAACAATACAGCTTGCACTTCACGCAAACGTGCGCTTAGGCCCGATAATTAAGGGCGAGCAGTTTTATCCCAGCACTAAGGTAGACTCACAGCTAATAATGATTTCAATGCTCGATAGTCCCAGCGTAGCGATAACAGACCCGCTGCACTTTGAAAGAGTCGTTAGAACCTGTTTTTCTACTCGCCGAAAAACGATGCTAAACTGTTTAACTCTACTAGATGAGGTTGAATCAAAAACTCAGGCGCTGGGGATTCTATCGACAGCAAATGTCTCCCCTACCCGCAGACCAGAAACGCTTGAGCCCCACGAATTTGCCGCAATCTGCAACGCTCTTTCCACTCTTTCTACGAGCGAAAGGGACTCGTTTTACGCAATCTGAAGAGTTCTATCTAGCAAGGTGTCTATAGTGCTAATAATTTTTGAGCCAGCCTGATACCCTCTCTGGTAGCGAATCATGTCGATGAATTCGTTTGCAGTGTCGACATTTGCTTGCTCCAAGGATTGCCCAGCGACACTGCCGCGGCCGTCTGTTCTTGCAGCCGCTACCTCGGCAATGCCGGATGTCTCGCTCACGCCAAACTTATTGTCTCCTACGCGCACTAAACCATCTTCGCTGTTAAACATCGCAAGCGCCAACGTGCCAACGACTTCGTTTTCGCCATTATCAAAAATTCCAGAGATAACACCTTCCGCATCGACGTTTACGCCTACCAGAGAACCAGCAACCACTCCATCATTGACGACCGAGTTAAGACTCGAGGGGAATCCGTACTGTGTAAAACCACTTAGATCGATAGCGACTGTAGTAGCTTCCGACTGATTCGCCCAAGAAGGAGACAGCGAAATGCTAGCCCCCGCCCCTTCGGCCTGTACGCCATTAGGCTCAAAAGTTATCGTGCTAGTGCCTAACAATGCAGGAGTCCCGGCCACTCCACCAGTTGCCTCACCATCTACATAAGCCTGCACTTCCCATCCAAGAGCTTCTGTGTGAAAGAAATGCAAGGCTACGTCATGCCTAACTCCCAGAGAATCGACAACTTCAACCGACGAGTTAAAAGTAGATGCAGCGTTTAGTTCGATAAATGTAGCTGGATCTGCAGCCGCAGTCACCATTGCACTCTCGGCATCTAGATTACCTGACAGTGAGATTGCAGTGCTAGGCGCAGCACTTGAGTTTAAGTCAACTAAATTCAAAGCCACGGCAGTATCAGGACTCGCCTCGGTAAAACCCATGACGCTATCGCCTTGGATGGTAATAAGATTGCCATCGGCGTCGACTTGGAAGTTACCAGCGCGAGTGTAGTAATCGTTAGCGCCATCGTTCACTACAAAAAACCCTCGTCCGCTAATGGCCATATCAAGCTCGCGATCCGTTTGCTCAATTGACCCTTGCGTATAGAGAGTACTTATGTCATCTACCGAAACACCGCTGCCGGAGGTAAGAGGATCGCTAAACATAGCACCTATCGACGAGGCAAACAGGTCGCTAAACTCCGAGCGCTGAGCCTTAAAACCAGGAGTATTGGCGTTCGAAAGATTATCCGCAACGGTCGACAAGGCCGAGCCATGTGTCATTAGCGATTCTCTGCCTATTATAAGACCTGTAAACAAGCGCATATACTTTATCCGTTAAGAGTATTCTTATCGTGCAACGTGCCGTTTTCTGCCTCAGTTCGGCAAATATTTGCCGATTGCTTTTATTCTGTAGAGTCCCTACTCATTAGTAATCCCTTGAAATCCCAAGCGATTTACCAAATGCTCCAGGCTCCTAACAGTTACTATCGCAATTTGCGTACCTAGAGAGCCCGGTCTTTGACACTGGCTATATCGGACAGATGAAGGTGCTTTTTGTGCAGACAATAAAGACCTATGGCAATGATAGCTGCCACCTGGTAGGCGTGCATAACTATTGAGTAGCTAAGCCCAAATTCCCGAGAATAGCCATGCACCACTGAAAGAGCCACTATGCATCCAAATTGAAAAGTTCCCAAAAAGCCCGGAGCACTTGGCGCTGCAATCGCCAGGGCAATCATAACGCTTACAGTGTTAGCGACTATCCAGCTAGCATCCGCTCCAAAAGCTAAAAGTCCGAGCTGATAATAACATGCAATAAAAACCCATAGGAGCAGGGAGAAAAAAACTACAAGCGCCAGCTCTCCTCCGCTAGATATGGCCTTAAGTCCAATAAAAAACTCCTCAATAAAGGAGTGAAGCTTGGCAGCAAGCTGTGGACTTCTTTTCCCAACAACCAAGTAGATTATTTTCTCTATAATACCTAGGGCAAAATTGGCTTTAAAGTAGGCAACAAACATCAGCAACAAAATCACTCCAGCAAGCATTCCCAAAGCCTTCGCACCGACATCTACTAGCGCTGGAGCTTTTTCAATGCTCATCATGGAAATGCCTAGCATGCCAAGAAGTGCTAATACATCGCACACGCGCTCTATTACAATGCCCCCAAAAGCCTGGGGGAATTTTATCTTCCGCGCACTGCTTAACATCCAAGGACGAACAAATTCGCCAGCCCTCAATGGGAGCAGCAAAATCGACATCGAGCCTATGGCGTTTATAAAAAAAAGCTCCTTCATGGAGATCGCGAGTTCCCTGGGCAATAACAAGCTCCAACGAAGCGTCCTAATCCAAGCTAAGGCAAATGACATGATAAAAAAAAGAGGGATATAGTAGAAGTTGCTCTTCCCTATTTCAACTAAAAACAGCTCCCAATCCAAATCGAAACACAAGTAAAAAAAGATACAAGCACTGACACCATAGCTAA
The sequence above is a segment of the Deltaproteobacteria bacterium genome. Coding sequences within it:
- the rsmA gene encoding ribosomal RNA small subunit methyltransferase A gives rise to the protein MNQRFTKAKLSHLGVTPSKRRGQNFLLDPARAITIADFADIKPAEWVLEIGPGLGMLTGELAKKTSNLTLVEVDRKLHAALLGKFPYLDPQEILCQDISKVDLSSLSHSRQQKCTVVGNIPYSISTEIIFWILKHRAAISRVSLLMQKEFANRLSSQPGSKSYGSITIQLALHANVRLGPIIKGEQFYPSTKVDSQLIMISMLDSPSVAITDPLHFERVVRTCFSTRRKTMLNCLTLLDEVESKTQALGILSTANVSPTRRPETLEPHEFAAICNALSTLSTSERDSFYAI
- a CDS encoding flagellar hook protein FlgE, whose product is MRLFTGLIIGRESLMTHGSALSTVADNLSNANTPGFKAQRSEFSDLFASSIGAMFSDPLTSGSGVSVDDISTLYTQGSIEQTDRELDMAISGRGFFVVNDGANDYYTRAGNFQVDADGNLITIQGDSVMGFTEASPDTAVALNLVDLNSSAAPSTAISLSGNLDAESAMVTAAADPATFIELNAASTFNSSVEVVDSLGVRHDVALHFFHTEALGWEVQAYVDGEATGGVAGTPALLGTSTITFEPNGVQAEGAGASISLSPSWANQSEATTVAIDLSGFTQYGFPSSLNSVVNDGVVAGSLVGVNVDAEGVISGIFDNGENEVVGTLALAMFNSEDGLVRVGDNKFGVSETSGIAEVAAARTDGRGSVAGQSLEQANVDTANEFIDMIRYQRGYQAGSKIISTIDTLLDRTLQIA
- a CDS encoding flippase-like domain-containing protein, with amino-acid sequence MKRTTNHSRALIISYGVSACIFFYLCFDLDWELFLVEIGKSNFYYIPLFFIMSFALAWIRTLRWSLLLPRELAISMKELFFINAIGSMSILLLPLRAGEFVRPWMLSSARKIKFPQAFGGIVIERVCDVLALLGMLGISMMSIEKAPALVDVGAKALGMLAGVILLLMFVAYFKANFALGIIEKIIYLVVGKRSPQLAAKLHSFIEEFFIGLKAISSGGELALVVFFSLLLWVFIACYYQLGLLAFGADASWIVANTVSVMIALAIAAPSAPGFLGTFQFGCIVALSVVHGYSREFGLSYSIVMHAYQVAAIIAIGLYCLHKKHLHLSDIASVKDRAL